From the Cataglyphis hispanica isolate Lineage 1 chromosome 24, ULB_Chis1_1.0, whole genome shotgun sequence genome, the window aaattaatggcagaaataaaaattataagaaaattgaaatgtaattatataaatacagttCTCTACAGcagattaaaattacttttcgtTAATTCCGTAAGCAATTTTCCTCGTATCTTGTTTCATTTCCGAATAATTGCTAAGTTATTTGCGAATTATTAgactttttatcgataaagaatttattttaaaaaattttaaatattttataattaaattgataaaatacattttatattcctaAAAGATGAAacctttaaactttaatttgtaaaattttacataaaaaattacattattcatttacatttaaattcaatcaatttcttgaatttttttagaaaaagagaaaaatggaaaacaaatgttgcataaaataatatatcatagcATATACAAGTTACTAATCtgcataaacaaaaaaattgtttaaaatgttatatttaagtgCAATATgcgtaaacatatatataacatgtacgTAAAAATAAGTgagattatcattaataaaatataatttttttctgtctcacattaatgttgcattttatttcaaacagtgtacaaaattttttttttactcgaaCAAATAATGTGAATGTACTGGTATacttaatgaataaaatttttattttagaaatttctcaaatacttgttttttattatgcgcactgtaacatttttaaatgtccTTGTCAtaacatttagaaaaatatttttaacatatactgcatcttttttgagaaaattgattttttcaagttttttataatatctgacAACTCGTATGCTACAAGAAACGCTGAAATTTATgtcattattaaatgttattaaaatttgcatcttCTTTATTCgatgtttttttatcatctccAATTACttcaagattatataatatataaaaatttttcataattatatttattgctttcGTCGTGTTTAtcccaaatatataataattgaaaactcaaatattcataatagactttttaatattctttatattttagattctcTTCATAATTACCGTCTTATTCATGATATTTAATGATGTTAGGAAAAATCACACAGCAATGATTGGATCTAtatctacaatatttaatgactATATTTAATGAGCAAACATAGATTGCATTGATTTACTGttgaaatatgttaaaataatcgtttcgtaatattatattgaaacgaACTTTACTGACTGTGAAAATAAGTTcgtgtgaaaatatttattgttgtgAAAATACTTACATGCTAATGTaagtatttttacatttattttttttactagttGTGTTGATTGAAGAAGAaacaaatagaatttaaaaattgttgtatGGCAATtgtgtgatatttttaattaataaaaggatCATTTAGTTCTTTTTGTATCGAAATTggaatttattagattttataaagatttgtgCAAAGTAAAATTAAGGGAATGTTGCATTAACgtaacatgaaaaaaatttaaaataaaatcaaatacatCAGCAATAaagctttttttctattaatacataaattaaagcaTAGTTAAATGGAACTGCATAATTCATTCAGCATccataattctttttcaatataaaaatgtagataGAATTCATAAGGGAGAGGGATTCTATTTCAAATtgcagattatttaaaatagacttAATGCTGCAATTATAACGGAAAAAGCaagaaaatttatgacaaaacattttcattttacgtTGCggatttataacaaaaagctACAGCAAAATAATCCATTCCCGAACATAgttattttcaagataaattataatatggaGGATCTCGCTTAGAGAAGACCAATAAGCCGATCAACGCTTACGATCGAATTCACAATCGCGAGTATAAACGCACTTAAGTAAACGGCGATTAAATTGTAAGGGAAAGTGTTCTCGCATCGCGCGACCGACGtcctgaaaaaatattttcgattgcGGTGGATTCGGAGATTTTTTTCGCGCGGCAGTATCGGTGTTATGACAACTGCTCGCGAGCGGTATATAATCGTGGACGCGGCAGCATCGGGCATCAATCCGCGAAGAAATCTCGTCGAAGATGAAGATCCCAGCGATAATCGCAACGACCCTCCTCCTCTGGGGTTTCGCCGACGCCAGCGGGCGGCTTCTCCTCGGCAATTCGGCCGCGGACGCGTCCGCTTCCGCCTCGGCCGACTCGTGGGGCTCATCGGGTGGCTGGAGGAGCGCCGGTGCCGGTGCCAAAGCGTCCGCGTCCGCGTCCGCCAGAGCCAGTAGCAACAACATCCTCAGCCGCATGGGTGCTTCGAGCGTGGCTTCGACGTTGGTGGCGTCCGCCGCGGTAGAGACCAGGGCAGCTCTGCGTGCCGGCAAGGCGACCGCCGAAGGACAGCGGGAGGCGTTAGAGTTACTCACCGTGTCCGCCGAGAAGAACGCCAAGGCACGCTCCCAGGCCGACGACGCAGCCGTCCTGGTCCAGGGCGCCGCCGAAGCGCAGTCGGTCGCCGCCGCGAAAACGATAGCGGTCGAGCAAGCAGCCGCTTCCCTGAGTGCAGCTGCGATCGAGGCGGAGGCCGCTGCCACCACGTCCAAGATATCGGCGAACCAGGCACTTCAAGCCGCGCAGACGGCCGATTCCGCTCTCAGAACCTCCGCCGGTAGCGCCTTGACGACTCTCAAATTGGCGCGCATGCAGGGTGCGGCTGCCGAGGCTGCTGCCGTGCAGGCACGGAAAGCGTCAGCTCTAAATCAGGAGGCCAACGCTGCCGCTCAACGAGCCATGGCAGCTGAGAGCGCGGCCGCTGCCGCAGCAGCCGCCGCCGCTGCCAGACAATCCGAGGCAAGGGACGCCGGCGCCGCGGCCAAGGCAGCGATAGCAGCTCTTATCACTGCCCAGAGGAACTTCGTACAGGCCAAGAACAGAGCGGCCCAAGCCAGCGAAGTAGCCGAACAGGACACGCAATCTAGAGCGGCCGATGCCAACGTAAATGCCATCGCCCAAGCAGCCTCCAAGGCCAGCATCCGCAAGAAGCAGCTCATTGAGATCGGCGCGGAATACGGCAAGGCCAGCGGCGATGTTATCGTGACTGGTACACGCTCCAGCGGAGGCAAGGGTGCCGTCGTTACCGCCGAGGCTCAGAGTAGCGCGACAGCCATCGGCATCAAGAAGGGACATCATCTCAGATGGGGACACAACAAATGGGGTCACGGATACGGCGCTTCGCGGGCGTCAGCGGCCGCCAATGCGGAAAGCTCCGCCGACGCCGGCGCTCTCCTTTTGTAAACAGCAAACAGCGAGCGAAATGGCGCCGCGCGCTTTCCtcagtcatttttatttagcgGAGGATAATACGAATCTTGATCTACTACGAATTGTCCTAGATTAAAACAGGATTACACACCGgcaggaattaaaaaaaattacaacaaaaaagCAGCGATTTAAAATCcgacaatgtaataataaaaatatattgttatagcAGAGATTcgagaattctttttttcattaaacctCATGCTTATTGTCCCAATTCACCTATATGTCAAAGCGAAAActgaaatttgaataatatcgaACAGAATAAATACAGATTTCAATGCTGTACACacgcgaaaattattttcacctTTATTTGTCACGATAAAATCGCAATAACTAACATAAGATCCATTTATCGTATGTTTGTAAACAACAGAGAAATTATACCGAGTCTCGATGTTATTAAACATAGATTATctttcatctctttctctctctttctttctctatagacaaaaaaatcaatcaattaattaaagattaaaaaagaaaacattttcaaatagATTATCAAATGGTcattactaaataattattttatttttgttgtcaAAAGAATTGCTGTGAAACGACggctcattttttaataacagtaattttgacataaatataagtagaaatttcaagtttctcttaataataatgtcaatatagcacaattttctgttataaatgattaaagatGAAGAGAatcttaactttaattttaagaatcttaaatttaatttttagataagttACTTATGACGACACACAAACTCTTATAcgttcaaattaattttgaataatatttattataataaaattttattttttgttttaagaatTGGCGTCAaagctatttctttttaaatatttttagtgcaATTATGTAAGGTAGAGTTAAAATCTTTATGAAAAGGATGTTGTtcgatcaaatttttattaaaaaaatataaattcgattattaaatttcaaagtatttaaaaaatatatacaattaaaaaaagcacaGCAGTTTTAAGACTTGcctattattactttaatacacttttaatatttttaatacgcaatgtatatttcatgtagtttaaataaattgataacacCGAAGAAATaacataacataaattttgaatttaaagtaTATCTATAGAGATGATTCAGTAGAATCAtgactaattttttatacaaatctgTTAGgcatgttaatatatatatatgcctccaatatattttagtacttttcatatcttatattttctacttCTCTCTTGTATGCGTGTgtctatttttgcatttattctttattttcttttcaaatttattcattattattctacatacaaagaaagaaaaaaaggaatgcattgcaattcttttttaaaatagacaagtaattttactatttatattatgaatcttatttttaataaataattacaaacattaatttaacatttttcatttatattttttttttaaaagaaaaaaaattaactttttataaagcCTTCGttgttaaatctttaaatgttaaaattttttaaattatattatatattaaatttactcggagaaaaaagaagtagCTGATACTTGTATAATGTCGCTAATACTTGTATAACTTTAAGTAAAAACTAACTGTAGCATATACACTTTCAcgttttagatttaaataaatctatgtaAAAAACGCCAACAAATGTAGAAATTGAATGAATTCTATTAATcaacatcaaataaaaaatttaccatTCAAGTGCCATGATTATAAACTGcagtttacatataaataatattttgtgatattttcaaaatgatgAATCTAAGTTAACAAATGGATTTCTTTCGCATGGTTTAGTATATTGTCGTcttttacgtaatatatattaaagttattaaactCTGAGCAACTCGgatatagtattataataatatttcggataaaatttttttataaaatgtggaTAGAAAGAGTTATTAAAGGCGTGTTGTATCAAGAGACatcattacaatattaatgtaaaactaataaaataaaatatagttatatatatatgcaaatacttggcctttaatattaatataaaaattataattagcaatacctaaaaattaatgtatagcATTTTCTTTTGCATATAGAATCGAATATCAACAGGAGAGAGTAAAGCATAACTGGTACATATGCATACATGGgtaagcaataaatatttttcggcgAATAAACGGAAACGCACCTAAACAAACCGCGTGCGACAAATCCACGCAGCTTTGCGCCTCGGCATCTTgagacaatattttaaattgttgcgcgtgaaagaaaaacagataCGCATGTTTTCACAATTGTCAACGGCAGCAGTATATAATCGGCATACGCGCCACTACCCGGCATCAATCTGCGAAGTTGCGCCGTCGAAGATGAAGATTCCAGCGATACTCGTGACGTCTCTCCTCGCTTGGGGGCTCGCCAGCGGCGGAGCCTTGGAGTCTAGCGCGTCGTCCGCACAGGCCTCGGCGtcggcgtcgtcgtcgtcgtcatcgtccgCCGGGATCGGCAAACGGCGCGGCTCGCTCATCTGGGGCAAGGAGGAGCAGGAGAAGAACATCGAGGGACTCGACAGGAAATCGATCAATTCTCTCGCCCTGAAACTCGGCATCAACAACGGTGGACTGGACGTCGCCAAGGGAGCGGCCGTCATCGAGTCGGCGATGTCCGATGTGTCGACCCTCACCGACCAGCGCTCGTTCCTGGATCTCGGCTTCGGTGCCATCGCGAACAGCGCCGAGTATCTCGCGAGCAATCAGACAGCCGCGAGCGCCAACGCCGGGGCGAGGGCCAACGCTGCCATCGAGCAAGCGATCACGGCGATGGAGATAGTCGACAAGGCCGAATATCTTGCGGCGATCATAACTACCAAGGCAGCGAAGGCCGCCGAAGCCACCGCGGCCGCGGTCGCCCGCGCCGCGGCGGCTGCTGCGGCTTCCAAGGTCTCTAGCGAGGAATCGGCAGCCGAGGCGAAAAATGCCGCCAACGTTGAAGCCAAGGCCAACGCCGCTTCCATGATCGCCAAGAAAGCGAACACCGGCCTGGCGGAGTTAGCCGCCCAGCTTGCCGCCGTCGTCGCCAAAGCCAAGGAGTCGGCGATCAGATCATTGGAGGCCGCACGAGCTTCCGCTAAGGCTCAGGCCGAGATCACCGAGGCCGGCGCCAAAGCCATGTTCGCTATTGCCAAAGCCAAGACCGCCATGTCCAGCGCGGCCGCTGATCAGAACGTCTGCTCGTCCCAGGCACAAGCCGCCAGCCAGATACAATCGAGAGCCTCCGCATCCGAATCTGCGGCATCGGCTCAATCTGAGACCAACACCGCCGCGGCCGAGGCGGTCGCTATCGCTGACGCCGAGGCGGCCAGCCAAGCGGAAGGATGGATCGAGTCGTTCAAGCGCGATCCCTGGGTTCCTCTTAATTTAAAGGGAGAGGCCAAGACCAGCGCCGAGGCCATTGAGATCGGTAAGGGACATCATGGTATCAGTAGGTCGAGCGCGGAAGCCAGCGCCGAGGCAAGCAGCAGCATGTCCTTGGGAGGCGGACATCACGGACGTCAGGAAAGCGTCAGCACGGCGTCAGCGGACGCGAGCAGCAGCGCCGACGCTGCATCCATTTAACGTGCAGCGCAATCGCAATCTCtgctaagaaaaaaatcgtcgCCACGGCCGACAACAACATACAACTTTTGATTCATGCGAATACCATAGGTTATCAGCACGAGCATTACTGGCaggaattgaaaaaataaaaaaataaaactgcaatGATTTGAAATCCGTgaaatgtaagaataaaaataaattgttatagcaacaaaatatttttctctctatcatACCTCTTATCATGTCCACTGTACCCGATAATGCGCCCATCTACTGTACGGATAACGACTGATaacgataaatgaaaaatttatattgagaaaataatagataaatatttacataacttGCAAAAATTAGTATAGATTTAtcatatgttatatgttttataatataatagcatatatatatataacattgtacataatatttttatctctccttTGCTGACAGATATAATGACATTTAGGAGATTAtgcattaaagataattttgtattattttattttcttatatttacgCGTAAAATAATGTCTAAAAGGCTGATAATGATGAAGGAACAAGTTATCTTtcctcaatatataatttttctttcaagttttacttcaaataaatgaaattatattcttattttattattaatatattaggatattaataataaaatcagaagATTCTGCATTATCAGGATAATTTAAGCATTTTTGATTATGCAAGCAAGAAGTTTAGTAAtagcgttctttttttttcatattcgtGGTCACGTTCGCATTTGAAT encodes:
- the LOC126858322 gene encoding uncharacterized protein LOC126858322 — its product is MKIPAILVTSLLAWGLASGGALESSASSAQASASASSSSSSSAGIGKRRGSLIWGKEEQEKNIEGLDRKSINSLALKLGINNGGLDVAKGAAVIESAMSDVSTLTDQRSFLDLGFGAIANSAEYLASNQTAASANAGARANAAIEQAITAMEIVDKAEYLAAIITTKAAKAAEATAAAVARAAAAAAASKVSSEESAAEAKNAANVEAKANAASMIAKKANTGLAELAAQLAAVVAKAKESAIRSLEAARASAKAQAEITEAGAKAMFAIAKAKTAMSSAAADQNVCSSQAQAASQIQSRASASESAASAQSETNTAAAEAVAIADAEAASQAEGWIESFKRDPWVPLNLKGEAKTSAEAIEIGKGHHGISRSSAEASAEASSSMSLGGGHHGRQESVSTASADASSSADAASI